Within the Equus quagga isolate Etosha38 unplaced genomic scaffold, UCLA_HA_Equagga_1.0 204883_RagTag, whole genome shotgun sequence genome, the region AATAATTAGGCACGCCAGGTATTCTTAAATGAACGCATGCCCTGGAAAAATTAGGGCCAAGCGTTATGGAAACAATCACGCTGGCTGATGCCCCACATGGCTGAGAGGATGGTCCCCGGGCTGGGTTTGCTAATGACCCCCAGGGATTGCAGAAACACAGTGGACGCTGGTGAGCCCCCCATGAGAGCCCCTCCCCACCTGAGCGGCTCCATTTGCAAAGTAGGGGCGAGTCCTCAGATTTATGGGTTTGATGGAGGTGTAGCCAGCATCAGCCTGCTGACACCCCACATGGTGCTGAAGGCTGGGGACACGGCCCCCTCGCATGGGAAGTGCTGCGCCGTGCCTTCGAGGACAGAGCCGGATCTCAGGCGCCCACGGCTCGAGTGGAACGGAGCCCGTACCTGTTGGAACTGCTTATAGATGATTTTGCGGACCTCGTCCGATGGCCGAATCTTCCCAGCGAGCAGGGACGACAGCATGTTCCCAAGAGTCACCATCCCCAGGATCACCCTGCAGCAGGGGGCccgggggcagagggcagggggcagcgGTCACTGAAGGGGCCTCTCCCCAAACAGCAGAACACACCCACGGCCACGTTCCGCGTCCAAGCAAGGTCTTTGGCCAAACTCGGAACTAACTCCTCTGAGAATTCAGCAAGTATCTGCCGAGCGCCTCCATGCGGCGGGAGCACCGCGGGGACCAACGCCGGCCCCTGGAGCTGCCCCCAGCGTGTGGAGACAGTAAACAGTCCTTCGGGTATTTCCCTTCTGACAGGTGTCAAGGGTGACCAGCCCACCGGTGTCCTGGGACACGGGACTTTCAGGGCTAGAACAGGGACGGTCCCAGGGAACCCACATGGTGGTCTCCCAGGCAGGCCTTCCTGTGTTGACAGCCTCAGAGTGAAGCCACTATCTACCGCCTGCGTCCTGCATGCACACGGCGAGTGCAGCAGGCCGGCACAGGGGCATAAGCCCTACGGGTCACTACGGCAGGCCCCCGCCCCGCCAGTGCCCAGAGACAAGACATCCAATGGGCGGTCTCATGCAAGGACATCCTGATGCAAAGTGACCAGGGTCAGCCAGGCAGCTGTGGGGTCCACATGGCTGCCCTGCCCAGCATCGCTGACACAGAGGAGCGTGGAGCCCAGGTCCAAGCAGAGCCCAGTGGGCAGAGCTCGGATGGCGGTGCCCGACACTGACCCCGATTCATCGACCACGGGTGCCTGGTCGAAGCCCTTCTCGCGGAGGATCTCCATGGTGTGCTCACAGGTGACCGTGGGCAGCACTGTCAGCGGAATTGGCAGGCTCAGCTCCTGGACTCTGAGGTGCCACCACCTGAGGgaagtgggcagggcagggagggccaTGAACTGGGGGGGCGGGAGTCAGggacaaacacactcacacacacaggcagCATCACAGAGGGGGACTGCGGGGATGACCCGCCAGGTG harbors:
- the LOC124233556 gene encoding cystathionine beta-synthase-like, which translates into the protein MLQKGFLNEEDVLTKKPWWWHLRVQELSLPIPLTVLPTVTCEHTMEILREKGFDQAPVVDESGVILGMVTLGNMLSSLLAGKIRPSDEVRKIIYKQFQQVRAPFHSSRGRLRSGSVLEGTAQHFPCEGAVSPAFSTMWGVSRLMLATPPSNP